In the genome of Rhodoferax sp. BAB1, one region contains:
- a CDS encoding S24 family peptidase: protein MMTDALQINADLSAAGPPQGARAPSGGSAAHAVASVGEHESACSGSEAFALRVLGSSMEPEFMEGEIIVIEPEGALRDGSYVLAQHEGEWIFRQLCRRGEAWQLHALNPAFPDLLLPDLTTVRGVIIQKALPGRRRASKRYV from the coding sequence ATGATGACAGACGCACTGCAGATCAACGCCGATTTGAGCGCCGCCGGGCCGCCCCAAGGCGCGAGGGCCCCCTCAGGGGGCAGCGCAGCACACGCAGTGGCAAGCGTGGGGGAGCATGAATCCGCCTGCAGCGGCAGCGAGGCCTTTGCCTTGCGCGTGCTGGGCAGCAGCATGGAGCCCGAGTTCATGGAGGGCGAGATCATCGTCATCGAACCCGAGGGCGCGCTGCGCGATGGCAGCTACGTGCTGGCGCAACACGAGGGCGAGTGGATCTTCCGCCAGCTGTGCAGGAGGGGCGAGGCCTGGCAGTTGCATGCGTTGAACCCGGCCTTCCCCGATCTGTTGCTGCCCGACCTCACCACCGTGCGCGGCGTCATCATCCAGAAGGCGCTGCCGGGCCGCCGGCGCGCCAGCAAGCGTTACGTCTGA